The following coding sequences lie in one Meles meles chromosome X, mMelMel3.1 paternal haplotype, whole genome shotgun sequence genomic window:
- the LOC123935080 gene encoding 60S ribosomal protein L32-like has product MAALRPLVKPKIIKKRTKKFIRHQSDRYVKIKRNWRKPRGIDNRVRRRFKGQILMPNIGYGSNKKTKHMLPSGFRKFLVHNVKELEVLLMCNKSYCAEIAHNVSSKNRKAIVERAAQLAIRVTNPNARLRSEENE; this is encoded by the coding sequence ATGGCTGCCCTCAGACCTTTGGTGAAGCCCAAGATCATTAAAAAGAGGACCAAGAAGTTCATCCGGCACCAGTCAGACCGATATGTCAAAATTAAGCGCAACTGGCGGAAGCCGAGAGGCATTGACAATAGGGTGCGCAGAAGATTCAAGGGCCAGATCTTGATGCCCAACATTGGTTACGGGAGCAACAAGAAGACAAAGCACATGTTGCCCAGTGGCTTCAGGAAGTTCCTAGTGCACAATGTCAAGGAGCTTGAAGTGCTGCTGATGTGCAACAAATCTTACTGTGCAGAGATTGCTCACAACGTCTCCTCCAAGAACCGCAAAGCTATTGTGGAAAGAGCAGCCCAGCTGGCAATCAGAGTCACCAATCCCAACGCCAGGCTGCGCAGcgaagaaaatgaatag